A window of the Xenopus laevis strain J_2021 chromosome 9_10L, Xenopus_laevis_v10.1, whole genome shotgun sequence genome harbors these coding sequences:
- the LOC108701794 gene encoding protein-glutamine gamma-glutamyltransferase E encodes MMAGFKVLSADLQLDANKSAHNTGAYMSRELIVRRGQPVRLVLNFNTSVRVEDRLQFTAGLITTNASTPLLEFNFYDSRSPAVNSWGAQRVETGRNSVTLNVFTPSNAIIGRYILSIHTSEGQSNLASIVLLFNPWAKGDVVYLSDQAERQEYVLSEVGLIYMGTPSYPQYTFWNFGQFQDNILNISLSLLDSTQSFQRNATEDVRKRNNPIHVCRVLSSILNSMDNNGVVEGNWSGEYSDGTDPNSWTGSTPILRSWFGQRRPVKYGQCWVFAGVSCTVSRCLGLPCRVITNYNSAHDTDHNLSIELYYNSMGESLSRSEDSIWNFHCWNESWYLRSDLGNFYSGWQVWDSTPQEKSDGLYQLGPTSQRAVKEGEVDMKFDTPFVFAEVNADVIIFIEQNNGRVTKGPTRENYVGQLICTKAVGQKALKDISLDYKYQEGSSKEREIYSKARRKIRGAQFEALMSTPPAPQVTGKITVSGTPTVGEDINVTLTLTNMTSDNKAVTVNLSAAAIVYNNIVRRPILNNSEAVQLGPNEEKGVPLQIKYSQYDKQLTSDKMIHITAVYKVENMAETFVETNIVLLNPPLQIKALKTAILDSPMVVEVTFMNPLSTPVTGCVFKAEGSGLTKDVVEKNMGQLEPGQKTSVKIEFIPYMVGEKELLVILTCDKFKDIKGHLSINVQSSSRRLRACCV; translated from the exons GTTTTAAAGTTCTTAGCGCAGATCTTCAACTTGATGCTAACAAATCAGCTCACAATACTGGCGCCTACATGAGCAGGGAGCTAATTGTTCGCAGGGGACAACCAGTCCGCCTGGTGCTAAATTTCAACACATCAGTGAGAGTTGAGGACCGTCTGCAGTTCACCGCTGGTCTTATCACAACTAACGCAA GTACGCCTCTCCTCGAGTTTAATTTCTACGATTCCAGATCCCCAGCAGTCAACAGTTGGGGAGCTCAGAGAGTGGAAACTGGTCGTAACTCAGTCACTTTAAATGTCTTTACGCCATCCAATGCTATAATTGGTCGGTATATTCTATCAATACATACAAGCGAAGGGCAGTCGAATTTGGCTTCCATCGTACTCCTCTTCAACCCATGGGCAAAAG gTGATGTTGTTTACCTATCTGATCAGGCAGAAAGACAAGAATATGTTCTATCAGAAGTTGGCCTCATCTACATGGGGACTCCAAGCTATCCCCAATACACATTCTGGAACTTTGGTCAG TTTCAAgacaatatactaaatataagccTTAGTCTCCTGGATTCAACCCAGAGTTTTCAGCGTAACGCAACAGAAGATGTACGAAAGCGCAACAATCCGATCCATGTTTGCAGGGTCTTGAGCTCTATA CTTAATAGTATGGATAACAATGGAGTTGTAGAAGGTAACTGGAGTGGAGAATATTCTGATGGAACAGATCCCAACTCTTGGACTGGAAGCACCCCAATCTTGAGAAGCTGGTTTGGCCAAAGGCGACCAGTGAAATATGGACAATGTTGGGTGTTTGCTGGAGTCTCCTGCACAG tcaGCAGATGCCTGGGATTACCCTGCCGGGTGATTACTAACTACAACTCTGCACATGACACAGATCACAACCTCAGCATTGAACTATATTACAACTCCATGGGAGAATCATTGTCAAGGAGCGAAGACAGTATCTG GAATTTCCATTGCTGGAATGAAAGCTGGTACCTTCGGTCAGATCTGGGAAATTTCTATAGTGGATGGCAGGTTTGGGATTCAACGCCACAGGAAAAGAGTGATG GACTTTACCAGCTTGGGCCCACGTCACAACGAGCAGTTAAAGAAGGAGAAGTGGACATGAAGTTCGATACACCCTTTGTATTTGCAGAAGTGAATGCCGATGTCATCATTTTCATTGAGCAAAACAATGGAAGGGTCACAAAAGGACCAACACGTGAAAACTATGTTGGCCAGCTGATCTGCACCAAGGCTGTAGGTCAAAAAGCATTGAAAGATATATCACTGGATTACAAGTATCAGGAAG GTTCATCTAAAGAGCGAGAGATTTATTCAAAGGCCCGGAGGAAGATAAGAGGTGCTCAATTCGAAGCTCTAATGTCCACACCACCTGCCCCACAGGTTACTGGGAAGATAACTGTTTCTGGAACGCCTACAGTTGGAGAAGATATCAATGTGACTTTAACGCTAACGAACATGACCTCGGATAACAAAGCTGTTACTGTAAACCTGAGTGCAGCAGCTATCGTGTACAACAACATCGTGAGACGGCCAATACTTAACAATTCTGAAGCTGTACAGCTAGGGCCAAATGAAG AAAAGGGTGTGCCACTACAGATCAAATATTCTCAGTATGACAAGCAACTGACCAGTGATAAGATGATCCACATTACTGCTGTGTACAAGGTCGAAAATATGGCAGAAACATTTGTGGAAACGAATATTGTCCTATTGAATCCACCTCTACAAATCAAG GCACTTAAAACAGCTATATTAGACAGTCCAATGGTGGTAGAAGTCACATTTATGAACCCTCTATCAACACCTGTCACAGGTTGTGTTTTTAAGGCTGAAGGCAGCGGTTTAACAAAAGATGTTGTCGAAAAAAA CATGGGCCAATTGGAACCAGGCCAGAAGACCAGtgttaaaattgagtttattccCTACATGGTTGGTGAGAAGGAGCTACTGGTCATTCTCACGTGTGACAAGTTCAAAGATATAAAGGGCCATCTCAGCATCAATGTGCAGAGTTCCTCCAGGCGTCTGCGTGCATGTTGTGTCTAG